A genomic window from Gossypium hirsutum isolate 1008001.06 chromosome D12, Gossypium_hirsutum_v2.1, whole genome shotgun sequence includes:
- the LOC107942685 gene encoding uncharacterized protein isoform X4 → MSCFYKVMKERILDWQQSLRWHHHWTICLLDRHSNYFYPWQADPAQVLNVPVIPIGTLLAAAHPFAANPPYLLSWLSPQISALDMLQPKLFETLVTENFIKKICFTFGFQDNAQMLNVDSGIDAFNCHIAHYDIVGAQRLEVVETSSSFKLRSVFFPHEGRSRLKKNLQASLALKILHQLVHIHT, encoded by the exons ATGTCTTGTTTTTATAAGGTTATGAAGGAAAGGATTTTGGATTGGCAGCAGTCACTACGTTGGCATCATCATTGGACTATATGTCTTTTAGATCGTCACTCAAACTACTTTTACCCCTGGCAA GCAGACCCTGCACAGGTCCTAAATGTTCCTGTTATTCCAATTGGAACATTGCTTGCTGCTGCCCATCCTTTTGCAGCTAACCCTCCCTACCTCCTGTCTTGGTTGAGTCCTCAAATTTCTGCCCTGGACATGTTGCAGCCAAAGTTGTTTGAAACGCTTGTTACGGAAAACTTCATTAAGAAAATATGCTTCACCTTTGGCTTCCAGGATAATGCACAAATGCTAAATGTAGACTCTGGCATTGATGCTTTTAACTGTCATATTGCTCACTATGATATAGTGGGTGCCCAACGG CTTGAAGTTGTTGAGACTTCTTCTTCATTCAAGCTTCGTTCTGTATTTTTTCCCCATGAAGGAAGGAGCCGACTTAAGAAGAATCTTCAAGCCAGTCTTGCCCTTAAAATTCTACATCAACTagtacatatacatacataa
- the LOC107942685 gene encoding uncharacterized protein isoform X5, producing the protein MKERILDWQQSLRWHHHWTICLLDRHSNYFYPWQADPAQVLNVPVIPIGTLLAAAHPFAANPPYLLSWLSPQISALDMLQPKLFETLVTENFIKKICFTFGFQDNAQMLNVDSGIDAFNCHIAHYDIVGAQRLEVVETSSSFKLRSVFFPHEGRSRLKKNLQASLALKILHQLVHIHT; encoded by the exons ATGAAGGAAAGGATTTTGGATTGGCAGCAGTCACTACGTTGGCATCATCATTGGACTATATGTCTTTTAGATCGTCACTCAAACTACTTTTACCCCTGGCAA GCAGACCCTGCACAGGTCCTAAATGTTCCTGTTATTCCAATTGGAACATTGCTTGCTGCTGCCCATCCTTTTGCAGCTAACCCTCCCTACCTCCTGTCTTGGTTGAGTCCTCAAATTTCTGCCCTGGACATGTTGCAGCCAAAGTTGTTTGAAACGCTTGTTACGGAAAACTTCATTAAGAAAATATGCTTCACCTTTGGCTTCCAGGATAATGCACAAATGCTAAATGTAGACTCTGGCATTGATGCTTTTAACTGTCATATTGCTCACTATGATATAGTGGGTGCCCAACGG CTTGAAGTTGTTGAGACTTCTTCTTCATTCAAGCTTCGTTCTGTATTTTTTCCCCATGAAGGAAGGAGCCGACTTAAGAAGAATCTTCAAGCCAGTCTTGCCCTTAAAATTCTACATCAACTagtacatatacatacataa
- the LOC107945798 gene encoding thaumatin-like protein 1 → MALFSGHQHSIITFFSIILLVFLEGVTAATFTFINKCDYTVWPGILANPGSPKLESTGFELTKGSSRSFQAPTGWAGRFWGRTGCNFDDSGHGSCATGDCGSGEMECNGAGSIPPATLAEFTLGSGSQDFYDVSLVDGYNLPMIVEGSGGSGECATTGCLTDLNKKCPSELKIDGGAACKSACDAFGKPEYCCSGAYNSPTACKPSMYSQVFKSACPKSYSYAFDDATSTFTCSGADYAITFCPNVPSLKSSKDPAAAKATGSDPDSDPMQASALASQWLANLATGDSTEIRPFSLIQFGFAITIFLVLSFLL, encoded by the exons ATGGCTCTGTTCTCCGGTCATCAGCATTCTATTATCACCTTCTTCAGCATCATTCTCCTTGTGTTTCTTGAAG GTGTTACGGCAGCCACCTTTACATTCATCAACAAATGCGATTACACAGTATGGCCTGGAATTCTAGCTAATCCAGGAAGTCCAAAACTTGAAAGTACAGGTTTTGAACTCACAAAAGGCAGCTCTCGTTCTTTCCAAGCTCCTACAGGTTGGGCAGGTCGCTTCTGGGGCAGAACAGGATGCAATTTCGATGACTCTGGCCACGGCTCATGCGCTACAGGCGACTGTGGCTCTGGCGAAATGGAATGCAACGGAGCTGGATCCATCCCACCGGCCACCTTAGCCGAGTTTACACTCGGTTCAGGATCTCAAGACTTCTATGACGTGAGCCTGGTTGATGGTTACAATTTGCCCATGATTGTGGAAGGAAGTGGAGGGTCAGGAGAGTGTGCCACCACCGGTTGCTTGACGGATTTGAACAAAAAGTGCCCGTCTGAACTGAAAATTGATGGCGGTGCCGCATGCAAGAGTGCCTGCGATGCCTTCGGCAAACCAGAGTACTGCTGTAGCGGAGCCTACAATAGTCCAACCGCTTGTAAACCATCCATGTATTCGCAAGTGTTCAAGTCGGCTTGCCCCAAATCCTATAGCTATGCCTTCGATGATGCCACTAGCACTTTCACTTGCAGTGGGGCTGATTATGCAATTACTTTCTGTCCCAATGTTCCAag TTTGAAATCTTCAAAGGATCCTGCTGCTGCAAAGGCAACAGGGTCGGACCCGGATTCGGATCCCATGCAGGCATCTGCACTGGCAAGTCAATGGCTAGCAAATTTGGCCACCGGAGACTCCACCGAAATCCGACCGTTTTCCCTTATCCAATTCGGTTTtgccatcactatttttcttgtACTCTCGTTTTTATTGTAG